CCGGCGCGCAGCTCGGTATCACCGTGACCACCCTGGCCGCGGGTTATCTGGCCGAGCCGGTGTTGGGCCAGTTCTTCACTCCCCTGCTTGAACTCGTCGGCCTGAACGCGAACGCGAGCCAGACGGTCGCGCTGATCCTGGCGCTGATCGTGGCGACATTTTTGTCTATGGTGTTCGGCGAGCTCGTGCCCAAGAACATGGCGATCACTGAGCCGCTCGCGACCGCGCGGTTCGTCGTTCCTCCCGTCAACGCGTTCAACACCGCTCTGAAGTGGTTCATCAAGGCGCTCAACCGCTCCGCCAACTGGTTCGTGCGCAAGCTGGGGATTGAGCCGGCGGACGAGCTGGCGTCGGCACGCTCGGGCCAAGAGCTCGGCGTGATGGTGCGCAACTCCGTGGAGGCGGGCAGCTTCGACGCCGAGACCGCCCGGGTGATCGACCGCTCCCTGCAGTTCGGCGAATCGACCGCCGAAGAGTTCATGACGCCGCGCTCCACGATCGAGTCCCTCGACGTGGAGGACACCGTCAACGACCTGATCGCGCTGTCGCGCTCCTCGGGCCACTCGCGCTTCCCCGTCCGCCGCGGCGACCTCGACGACACCGTCGGCGTGGTCCACATCAAGGATGCCTTCTCCGTGGACAAGGAGCTCCGCAGCAGCGTCAAGCTCGGCGAGCTGGCGCGCCCCGTGCATTTCATCCCGGGCACCCTCGACGGGGACTCGGTGCTCAACCGGGTGCGCTCGGCGGGCTCGCAGGTGGTGCTCATCGCCGACGAGTACGGCGGAACCCAGGGGCTCGTCTCCATCGAGGACGTCGTCGAAGAGCTCCTCGGCGAGGTCTACGACGAGTACGACGACCGCGAATCCGAGCGCGACTTCCAGCGCTTCGGCCTCTCCTGGGAGGTCTCCGGCCTCGTCCGCCTCGACGAGCTCAGCGAGCGCCTGAGTTACACCGCCCCGGATGGCCCCTACGAGACCCTTGGCGGGCTGATCATGTCCACCCTCGGCCGCGTCCCCGTCCTCGGCGATAAGGTCTTACTGCCAGAGACCGGCGGCGGGTTCCAGGAGGATTTCGAGTCGGGCAACGCGGGGCGCTGGACCGCCCACGTCACCGTGATGGATGAGCGGCGAGTGGATAGGGCGATTCTGACCCCCGTGCCCTCTGCCTCGAAGGAGGCCACCTCATGAGCATCTGGCTCGCCCTCTTCCTCATCGCCGTCCTGCTGGCGTTTAACGCCTTCTTCGTCGCCTCGGAGTTCGCGCTTGTCTCCTCGCGCCGCGACCGCCTCGAGTCTATGGCCGCGCAGGGCAAAAAGGAGGCGCAGCGGGTTATCCATTCAATTGAGCACCTTTCGATCTACCTCGCGGGCGCCCAGTTCGGCATCACGATCTGCTCTCTCATCTTGGGCAAGGTCGCCGAGCCCGCGATCGCGCACTACATCGAGGTGCCGTTCATGGCGCTCGGGGTGCCCGCGGATCTGCTGCACCCGATCGCGTTCGTCATCGCCCTGGCGATTATCTCCTGGCTGCACATCCTCTTCGGCGAGATGGTGCCGAAGAACATCGCGATCGCAGGCCCTGAGCAGCTCGCGCTGTGGCTCACGCCGGCGATGCAGATGTGGGTCACCATCACCGGCCCGATCATCCGCGCGCTGAACTGGGTTGCGCGCAAGACACTCAAGGCGTTCGGCATCGAGCAGCGCGACGAGCTCGAATCCACCGTCGACGAGCAGCAGCTAGCGAACATGATCATGGAGTCGCGCGAGGAGGGCCTGCTCGACGCGGAGGAAACCGCGCGTCTGGCCAAGGCGCTGCGCTCTGAATCGCGCAGCCTGAAGGAGGTGATGATCCCGCTGGAGAAGCTGACCACGATCCCGTACTCGACGCGCGGCATCGCCCTGTCCACCATCGAGCACGCCGTGCGCACGACCGGCTTCTCGCGCTTTCCGGTAGAGCGCTCCGGCGGCGCGCTGGTCGGCTACCTGCACGTCAAGGACATCCTGGACCTGATGGAATCCGACGAGGTCGATCCAGTGGTCCCGGTGTCGCGGATCCGCCGTCTCAGCATCGTCGACGGCAAAGGCTCGCTTGACGACGCCCTGACCTCCATGCACCGCCGCTCCGCGCACATGGCGCAGGTCCGCGTCAACGGCGAACTCATCGGCGTGCTCGCTCTCGAAGACATCATTGAGGAGTACGTCGGCACGGTGTCCGACTGGACACACGAGTCTTAAGATAGGTTTTAGTTAGCTTATACGCTGAAAGGGTGGTCACTTATGGCTCGGCACGCATCCGGGAAGAATAACTACGCGCTCTCGGGCGGGGTCATCGCGGCCCTCGTCGTCGCGGTGCTGCTCTTCGGCGTGGCGATCGCGTTCGTGTCAACCCGCGGCGACGGCGACACAGAGGCTAGCGGGCAAGCGCCCGCCTGCGTCGCGGGCGATCTCGCTCTCCCAGTCGCCGCGACCGATCAGGCCGTCGCATCCTCGCTTATCGACGCCTACTCCAACGTCAACCCCGTCGTCCGCGACTTTTGCGTCGAACCCACCCTCGTTGAGTCGATTGCCGACGCAGCCGTCTACATCGCCCCCAACACCCCGGTGGCGCACCAGGAGCTGGCCGCTCAGAACCGGACGGCTGCCACCTCGGAGCCCAGCCCCGTCTACGCGGAGAAGGTCGGCCTGGCCGGAGCGCAGGCGCCGGCCTCTGCAGCGGAGGTCGAGCTGGGCGCGGTCGCCTTCCCGGTCAACGACGAGCCCTCCGCCTCTGCCCTGGTCGCTGCCACGCTGGCCCCCAACGACCAGGACGCGGTCAACGCGTTGACCAACCAGCGCGTCGCCACGCTTGACGACGCCCAAGAAAACGCCCAGTACATCGCCACCGCGGAGAGCAGCGTTCCCGAGGGCTTGAACTTTAGCCCGCTGGATGCGGCGATCGTCTACACCGCGATCCCGCTGAACCAGGGCGACAACGTCACCGAGGAGCAATCCCGGGCTGGCCAGGACTTCGTTCGCGTCGCGGCCGAGAACTTCACCGAGCAGCCGGCTGAGCAGCCGACGATCTCGGACATCGTGTGGGCGGCGGCGACGCCGAGCGGCGGCGAGGAGATTACCCGCAACACCGAAACGGGTGCGACCATCGCCGACGGCGGGCCGACGAACACGCTGTTCGTGCTCGATACCTCCGAGGCCATGGCCCCCTACCTCGACGCGGCCGCGCAGGGCATCGCGGCGGCCGCCGAGTCCGTTGCTGGCGCCGGTCACCAGGTGGCGCTGTGGAACTACTCCTCGCCGCTGACCCCGGGTGTGACCCAGGGTTACCGCCGCAACGTGACGTTTACGCCCAACGCGGGTGAGGTTGTGCAGTCGGCGAACCGGTTCATGACTGGCGGCCAGCCGCAGACAAGGGAGGCCGTTACCGCAGCCGTGCGAGAGACCGCTGAAACGGGCCTGCCGAGCCGCGTCGTGGTGGTCACCACCGGTACGGCGGACGGCGGCGACGATGAGGCTTTTGCCCAGGCGGTAACTGACGCGGCGGGCGCTGGCGTGACCGTCTCAGTGGTCCACGTGGGCGAGGGCCAGCAGGACCAGGCGCTGCGGCGGGCGAGCACCTCGGCCGCGGATGCGCCGAGCCAAGGGCAGGTTGCCGACGCGGTCAAGGCCGCGTCGGGGATTGCGCCGTAGCCTAGGAGGTCTTGCGGCGACGGCGGGCGGCGAGCTCGTCGATGGAGTACACGCCGGCCTCGGCCACGTCCTCGGAGATGCGCTCCGAGGGGAAGGACGAGATGGTGCCGGTCAGCTCGCGCATGATCTGCGGGACGGCGATGCCGAAAACACCCTGTCCCCCGCCGAGAAGGTCGATGATCTCCTCGCTGCTGCGGCACTCGTAAACGGTGGTGCCGTCGGAGACGAGGGTGATCTCCGCGATGTCGTTGACGCCGCGGTCGCGCAGCTTGTCCACGGCGAGTCGGATGTTCTGCAAGGAGATCCCGGTGTCGAGGAGTCGCTTGACAATCTTGAGCACGAGGATGTCTTTGAAGGAGTACAAACGCTGGGAGCCGGAGCCCTTGGCGCCGCGGATCGACGGGCGCACGAGGTTGGTGCGGGCCCAGTAGTCGAGCTGGCGGTAGGTGATGCCCGCGACCTGGCAGGCAATGGGAACGCGGTAGCCCACCTCATCAGAGGGGCCCACGTCGAACAAGGTCTCCTGGATTGGGGCTGCGTTGGCAGTCCCCTGGGGCTGGGTTTCGAAGTTCTCGCTCACGTAATTACTCCCATGAAGTTTGGATGTGGGCCTAATGCTTATTAAATGCCAAGCTTAGGCTGGGGTCAAGCCCACAGAGCGCAACACGCCGAACTTTAAACCCAAACTTTAACTTTAGGGTTCTTCTGTCCCATCCCCCCCACCGAGGTCGTTCTCGTCCACGCCCAGGTTGCGCATGAGCTGCTCAAACTCGTCGTCGCCCTGCGGCTGGGGCGCGTCGTCGTCCAAGCGCTCGTCGTCAAGCTCAAGCTCGAAGTACTGCGCGGCGTCCTCTGGCGACAACCAGAGCGACGCGGCTGAGATTACGGACTCATCGACCTCGAGCGCAAGGTCCAGCTTAAGCGCAACCGCGAGCGCATCGCAGGGGCGCATCTCCGCCGATGTCCCATCGCCGAAGTTGAGGGCGCAGGCGAACACGCCCTCGTGGTAGCTAGCGATCTCTACCGATTCGGGCCCGACCGCCATTGCCTGGGCGAGCTCGACGAGAGCGTCCGTGGCGTGGGGGCGGTTCGGGTGCCAGCCAGCCGCGCGGGCGATCAGGCGCGCACCTTCAACGGGCGGCAGCCACACGGGCAGGCAGCGCGACGTCCCCTCGACGAGCAGAACGGCGCAGAGGTATTTCTCGGGACCAAGCGGGTAGATCCCCGCGAGCTGGGCTATCGCCAATTGTTAAGCTCGTTCTTCACCAAAGACGCGTGGAGCGAGACCACAAGTGCGGTGAGCTGCTGGCCGATCTCCTCGGCCTTCTGCTCCGCGCTGACCTGGCGCGACTTCGCCACCGGCTGGGTGACGCGGGCGATCAGATCCGCCTGGCGCGAGGCAGTCGTGCGCAGCGTTTTCAGGTGACGCTCGTCGAAACCGAACTCCGCGAGGGCCGCCGCGGTGGACGCGATGTGCACGTCATCCGCCGTGAAGTGGCCCGCCGCGTCAGGCGTGACCAGCCCCGCGGCGATGAGCTGGTCGACGACAGCGCCGTCCACCTTCGCCTGCTCGGCGACATCGACGTCCGTTAGCTTGGTTGCAGCCGGCGCGCGGAAGTTCTCCGGGGAAATCATCGGCGCGCTATCAGCCGGTGACACGATCGCGGTGACCTGGCCGGAGTCCATCGCCTCAAGCTGTTCGCGGATCACCTTCAGCGGCAGGTAGTTGTCGCGCTGGGTGACCAGGATGTAACGCAACCGGTCGACGTCGGCATCGGTAAACCGGCGGTAGCCGGACGCGGTTCGCTGCGGGGTGATCAGCCCCTCCGACTCGAGGAAGCGGATCTTCGACACCGTGACATCAGGGAACTCTTCACGCAGGCGTTCCAAAACAACGCCGATCGACATTGTCTTGGCGGGCTTAGCAGCTTTGGCGGGCTGCTGCGGAGAGGTTTTGCGAATCGCGCTCACGGTGCTCAAACTTCGTACTCAGGCTCGGTTGGTTGGAAGCTGGGGCCTACTTGTCTTCGGAGATGAAGACGAGGCGGAATTTACCAATCTGGATCTCATCGCCGGTGGCGAGGGTCTGGGAGTTACGGGGCTCGCGGTTGACGTAGGTGCCGTTGAGCGAGCCCACATCTACTACCTCGAAAGAGCCCTCGTTGCGGCGGAACTCTGCGTGACGACGCGACACGGTGACGTCGTCAAGGAAGATGTCCGCCTCCGGGTGGCGGCCAGCGGTGGTGGTGTCCTGGTCCAGCAGGAAGCGTGCGCCAGCGTTCGGGCCGCGCTTGACAACGAGGAGTGCAGCGCCCTCAGGAAGATTCTCAGCGCCAGTTGCCGCGTTCGACGGCGCCGCGCCAGATTCCATTTCCTTCAGCAGGTCTGCGCGGAAAACCGAAGTGGTCTCTACTTGGGTCTCCGGCGCACCAGTGTTCTCGCTCATTATCTCTCCTGACGCTGTTTGTGAATGTCTGCGGATTTCTAAACAACTGCTTGCCATAGTACCGGCATCGCGTCCGCGGCGGGGGCAATGGCACTCGCTGTAGCAACACGTGCAGTTTACAACCGCCGCGCTTCGCCGCCGAACTCAACGGTTAGCGAAACATGTTGGCAACTCCCGAAATGAAGGAGTTTCCGCTACCCGCGAGCGGGTTGTCGCTAACCATGTACGTCCAGGTAGCGCTGGGTCGCTTCCAGCCGGCGTCGGCAAGGTGCGCGCCGGCCTCGTCGATGACGACATCGGCGAAGGTCTGCTCCGCCTTGTCGACGGCCCGGTTAGCGAGATCCTTGAACTCGCGCACCGCGATCCTGTGATATTCGTCAATCGGCGTTTCCCGGGCGATAGCGCGCAGGTGGATCGACTCGCGCACGTCATCCATGAGGGCAAGGTGCTCGCTCCACTCATCGTCGAGGTGGAAAAGCATGATCTCGCGGGCCGCCTGGTTGAGCACCTCCTCAGGCAAGTGCTCGAGCTCCGCGGCGCGCTGCGGGTTGCGGCGCGCGAGCTCCTCCCAGGCGGTCGGCGTGTCCAGCAGGGCCGCGCGGCGGGTATCCAGAATGTCGCGGTGGTCGGCGAGCAGCTTGTTGTACTTCCAGGTCTGGGCGTGGATCTCCAGCAGCTGCCCCTCGGTGACGCGCCGGCAGTGCTCGACGAAGCTGTGGACCCGGGGGTCGTCGATACGCCCGTCCGCACCCGGTCGCGCGGTCACGGAGCTGTCCGCGCCACCCACGACCACGACGTCGTCTTCCAGGGACACAAAGAACAGGGTCAGGCCCGGGTCCCCCTGGCGCCCCGCCCGGCCGCGCAACTGGTTGTCCAGTCGCGCGGTGCGGTGGCGCGCCGTGCCGATTACGGCCAGCCCGCCGAGGTTCACCACCTCCTCCCGCGCCGTCTCGTCGGCACCGCCGAGACGGATGTCGGTACCGCGGCCCGCCATCTGCGTCGACACCGTGACCCGGCCAACGTCACCAGCCTCGGCGATGATGCGGGCTTCCTCGGCGTCGTTTTTGGCGTTGAGCACGCTCGCCGTGATGCCGCGCTGCTCAAGCGCCTCCGCGAGCGCCTCCGATTCCGCGACGTCGTGGGTGCCCACGAGCACGGGCTGGCCGGTGGCGTTCAGGTGGGCGATCTCATCGACAATTGCCCGGTTCTTCTCCTCGGCGG
Above is a window of Corynebacterium sanguinis DNA encoding:
- a CDS encoding hemolysin family protein codes for the protein MDILISILSLVGFIALTASTGLFVAIEFAMTGLERSTVDAHVRDKGDRTARAVARDHSNLSFVLSGAQLGITVTTLAAGYLAEPVLGQFFTPLLELVGLNANASQTVALILALIVATFLSMVFGELVPKNMAITEPLATARFVVPPVNAFNTALKWFIKALNRSANWFVRKLGIEPADELASARSGQELGVMVRNSVEAGSFDAETARVIDRSLQFGESTAEEFMTPRSTIESLDVEDTVNDLIALSRSSGHSRFPVRRGDLDDTVGVVHIKDAFSVDKELRSSVKLGELARPVHFIPGTLDGDSVLNRVRSAGSQVVLIADEYGGTQGLVSIEDVVEELLGEVYDEYDDRESERDFQRFGLSWEVSGLVRLDELSERLSYTAPDGPYETLGGLIMSTLGRVPVLGDKVLLPETGGGFQEDFESGNAGRWTAHVTVMDERRVDRAILTPVPSASKEATS
- a CDS encoding hemolysin family protein yields the protein MSIWLALFLIAVLLAFNAFFVASEFALVSSRRDRLESMAAQGKKEAQRVIHSIEHLSIYLAGAQFGITICSLILGKVAEPAIAHYIEVPFMALGVPADLLHPIAFVIALAIISWLHILFGEMVPKNIAIAGPEQLALWLTPAMQMWVTITGPIIRALNWVARKTLKAFGIEQRDELESTVDEQQLANMIMESREEGLLDAEETARLAKALRSESRSLKEVMIPLEKLTTIPYSTRGIALSTIEHAVRTTGFSRFPVERSGGALVGYLHVKDILDLMESDEVDPVVPVSRIRRLSIVDGKGSLDDALTSMHRRSAHMAQVRVNGELIGVLALEDIIEEYVGTVSDWTHES
- a CDS encoding VWA domain-containing protein; protein product: MARHASGKNNYALSGGVIAALVVAVLLFGVAIAFVSTRGDGDTEASGQAPACVAGDLALPVAATDQAVASSLIDAYSNVNPVVRDFCVEPTLVESIADAAVYIAPNTPVAHQELAAQNRTAATSEPSPVYAEKVGLAGAQAPASAAEVELGAVAFPVNDEPSASALVAATLAPNDQDAVNALTNQRVATLDDAQENAQYIATAESSVPEGLNFSPLDAAIVYTAIPLNQGDNVTEEQSRAGQDFVRVAAENFTEQPAEQPTISDIVWAAATPSGGEEITRNTETGATIADGGPTNTLFVLDTSEAMAPYLDAAAQGIAAAAESVAGAGHQVALWNYSSPLTPGVTQGYRRNVTFTPNAGEVVQSANRFMTGGQPQTREAVTAAVRETAETGLPSRVVVVTTGTADGGDDEAFAQAVTDAAGAGVTVSVVHVGEGQQDQALRRASTSAADAPSQGQVADAVKAASGIAP
- a CDS encoding MerR family transcriptional regulator, which translates into the protein MSENFETQPQGTANAAPIQETLFDVGPSDEVGYRVPIACQVAGITYRQLDYWARTNLVRPSIRGAKGSGSQRLYSFKDILVLKIVKRLLDTGISLQNIRLAVDKLRDRGVNDIAEITLVSDGTTVYECRSSEEIIDLLGGGQGVFGIAVPQIMRELTGTISSFPSERISEDVAEAGVYSIDELAARRRRKTS
- a CDS encoding bifunctional nuclease domain-containing protein, which translates into the protein MAIAQLAGIYPLGPEKYLCAVLLVEGTSRCLPVWLPPVEGARLIARAAGWHPNRPHATDALVELAQAMAVGPESVEIASYHEGVFACALNFGDGTSAEMRPCDALAVALKLDLALEVDESVISAASLWLSPEDAAQYFELELDDERLDDDAPQPQGDDEFEQLMRNLGVDENDLGGGDGTEEP
- a CDS encoding MerR family transcriptional regulator gives rise to the protein MSAIRKTSPQQPAKAAKPAKTMSIGVVLERLREEFPDVTVSKIRFLESEGLITPQRTASGYRRFTDADVDRLRYILVTQRDNYLPLKVIREQLEAMDSGQVTAIVSPADSAPMISPENFRAPAATKLTDVDVAEQAKVDGAVVDQLIAAGLVTPDAAGHFTADDVHIASTAAALAEFGFDERHLKTLRTTASRQADLIARVTQPVAKSRQVSAEQKAEEIGQQLTALVVSLHASLVKNELNNWR
- the odhI gene encoding oxoglutarate dehydrogenase inhibitor Odhl, with product MSENTGAPETQVETTSVFRADLLKEMESGAAPSNAATGAENLPEGAALLVVKRGPNAGARFLLDQDTTTAGRHPEADIFLDDVTVSRRHAEFRRNEGSFEVVDVGSLNGTYVNREPRNSQTLATGDEIQIGKFRLVFISEDK